In one window of Cytophagaceae bacterium ABcell3 DNA:
- a CDS encoding beta-ketoacyl synthase N-terminal-like domain-containing protein, with protein sequence MKVYSVADNIISPLGFTTEENFSAISNEETAIKEILPGKLSASSFHGALIENDSLINSIEDKVTRLEGMLILSISSALKKISKLNKDKTLLILSSTKGNIDLLNPQQNPDIPRERLRLGALANYLAGYFGLTCTPLVVSNACISGVSAILVGKKMINTGAYDHVIVAGGDILDEFVVSGFQSLMAISDKPCKPYDKSRDGVSLGEACGTMVLSNDPGLSNDRDSLALIAGGGQANDANHISGPSRTGEGLKLAISKALRQSQLEAKDVGYINAHGTATVYNDEMEAIAFDALGLNHVPLNSLKGFWGHTLGAAGVIESIMSIRQLTAGKLFKSLGLENKGVSKDIAVIEMNKELSCQIALKTASGFGGCNAAVIFEKI encoded by the coding sequence TTGAAAGTTTACTCAGTTGCCGATAATATTATTTCGCCTCTAGGTTTTACCACTGAGGAGAATTTTTCTGCTATAAGCAATGAGGAAACTGCTATTAAAGAAATATTGCCTGGCAAGCTGTCTGCAAGCAGTTTTCATGGTGCGTTGATTGAAAATGATAGTTTAATTAACAGCATTGAAGATAAAGTGACTCGGCTGGAGGGAATGCTTATTCTTTCAATAAGCAGTGCTCTTAAGAAAATTAGTAAGCTTAATAAGGACAAGACCTTATTAATTCTTTCAAGTACAAAAGGAAACATAGACCTGCTCAATCCGCAACAAAACCCTGATATACCTAGAGAGCGTCTCAGGCTTGGAGCGCTTGCTAATTATTTAGCAGGGTATTTTGGACTGACCTGTACGCCGTTGGTTGTTTCTAATGCGTGTATTTCAGGTGTTTCAGCAATACTTGTGGGGAAGAAGATGATTAACACCGGAGCTTATGATCACGTAATAGTGGCAGGAGGTGACATTCTTGATGAGTTTGTTGTTTCTGGGTTCCAGTCATTAATGGCTATTAGCGATAAGCCTTGTAAGCCCTATGATAAATCAAGAGACGGGGTAAGTCTGGGAGAAGCTTGTGGAACTATGGTCCTGAGCAATGACCCTGGTTTAAGTAATGATCGTGATTCACTTGCCCTTATAGCAGGAGGAGGACAAGCCAATGACGCCAATCATATTTCTGGCCCATCACGGACTGGTGAAGGGCTGAAACTTGCCATATCAAAAGCTTTGCGCCAGTCCCAGCTGGAAGCAAAAGATGTGGGCTATATCAATGCACATGGTACCGCCACAGTATATAATGATGAAATGGAAGCCATTGCCTTTGATGCACTTGGTTTGAACCATGTCCCATTAAATAGCCTAAAAGGTTTTTGGGGGCATACGCTGGGTGCTGCTGGGGTGATCGAGTCTATTATGAGCATACGGCAATTGACCGCTGGCAAACTATTTAAATCTTTGGGACTGGAAAATAAAGGGGTCTCCAAGGACATTGCTGTTATTGAAATGAACAAAGAACTTTCATGTCAAATTGCCTTGAAAACAGCCTCTGGTTTCGGAGGGTGTAATGCTGCTGTAATTTTTGAAAAGATATGA
- a CDS encoding acyl carrier protein, whose protein sequence is MTKQEIIEKINGFLVDEFEVEPEAIKPEANLRETLQLDSLDYLDLVIEIESNFGFKVQQEDFQNIHVFQDFYDYIAQKVENK, encoded by the coding sequence ATGACTAAGCAGGAAATAATCGAAAAAATCAACGGTTTTTTGGTTGATGAATTTGAAGTTGAACCGGAAGCCATTAAACCTGAGGCAAACTTAAGAGAAACATTGCAGCTCGACAGCTTGGATTACTTAGATCTCGTTATTGAAATAGAAAGTAATTTTGGTTTTAAAGTTCAGCAGGAAGACTTTCAGAATATTCATGTTTTTCAGGACTTTTATGATTATATAGCTCAAAAAGTTGAAAACAAGTAG
- a CDS encoding lipid A biosynthesis acyltransferase — translation MKTSSTTWKGKTRGGVLGYKIFIFILKKLGLRSAYVLLRFVAVYFVFSAPGATYSMFKYFRDRHGYSRIKSFISVYQNYYVFGQTLLDKIAILSGMEHKFSYTCHGLEHLKGLKETGGILISGHVGSWDIAGFMLQEADIKINILMFEAEEQKVKGYLEKVVKSEHVNIIPIKQDFSHLFLINNALKRKEIICMHGDRFVAGARVEKVNFLGKDAFFPLGPFVMASKLKVPFNFVYAVRGKNFKYHLSSTPAVLDPSLKPKDVLYKYVHSLEEKVKQYPLQWFNYYDFWSEDVKGGIYESNENANN, via the coding sequence TTGAAAACAAGTAGTACTACATGGAAAGGCAAAACCCGTGGAGGTGTACTGGGGTATAAAATATTTATTTTTATACTCAAAAAACTTGGGCTTCGATCTGCTTATGTCCTTTTAAGATTTGTAGCGGTTTATTTCGTGTTTTCTGCACCTGGTGCTACCTATAGCATGTTCAAATACTTTAGGGATAGACATGGCTATAGTCGCATAAAGTCTTTCATATCTGTGTATCAAAACTACTATGTTTTTGGACAGACGCTTTTGGACAAGATAGCTATTCTTTCTGGCATGGAGCATAAGTTTTCATATACTTGCCATGGGCTTGAACACCTGAAAGGTTTAAAAGAAACAGGAGGGATTCTCATTAGCGGTCATGTAGGGAGCTGGGATATTGCAGGTTTTATGCTTCAGGAGGCTGACATCAAAATTAATATTCTGATGTTTGAAGCAGAAGAGCAAAAGGTTAAAGGATATCTTGAAAAGGTAGTGAAAAGCGAACACGTAAACATTATTCCTATAAAACAGGATTTCTCCCATCTCTTTTTGATTAACAATGCTTTAAAGAGAAAGGAGATTATCTGCATGCATGGCGATAGGTTTGTTGCCGGGGCTCGTGTGGAGAAGGTAAACTTTCTTGGCAAAGATGCTTTCTTCCCATTAGGACCTTTTGTTATGGCTTCAAAATTAAAGGTGCCGTTTAATTTTGTGTATGCAGTACGGGGTAAAAACTTTAAGTATCATCTTTCATCAACCCCAGCTGTACTTGACCCCAGCCTAAAACCGAAAGACGTATTATATAAGTATGTTCATTCTCTTGAAGAGAAAGTAAAGCAGTATCCGCTTCAATGGTTTAATTACTACGACTTTTGGAGTGAAGATGTTAAAGGAGGTATTTATGAAAGCAATGAAAATGCAAATAATTAA
- a CDS encoding acyl-CoA thioesterase: MLVNTIELKPRFSEIDSMGIVWHGHYVRYFEDGREAFGKEYGLHYLEVYKNGFLIPIVKLDCNYKKPIFYTDTCIVETSYIDTAAAKIVFSYKIINQESGDLCATGCSEQVFINNERELQLIAPDFYIDWKRKNNI, encoded by the coding sequence ATGCTGGTAAATACCATAGAATTAAAACCTAGGTTTAGTGAAATAGACAGCATGGGAATTGTCTGGCATGGACATTATGTTAGGTATTTCGAAGATGGTAGAGAGGCATTTGGGAAAGAATATGGACTTCACTATTTGGAGGTATACAAGAATGGCTTTCTTATACCTATAGTTAAACTGGACTGCAACTATAAAAAACCTATTTTTTATACAGACACTTGCATTGTAGAAACATCATACATTGATACTGCGGCTGCTAAGATTGTTTTTAGCTATAAAATTATTAATCAAGAAAGTGGCGACTTATGTGCTACAGGTTGTTCAGAGCAGGTGTTTATCAATAATGAAAGAGAGCTTCAGCTTATAGCCCCAGATTTTTACATCGATTGGAAAAGGAAAAATAATATTTAA